CTGTAATAAGTACAATTAACCCTGAACTCGGATCATCTCCTATGATTAAACTGGTCGGTAACATATCTTCTTCAAACTCTTCATAGCATTCACTTAAATCAAAAGTTTTTTTTACACCTATACCATACAAAACATCTAAAGGGATTTCCTGATTTAATTCTTTAACAAAAAATTTACTATACCTAACTTTCGAAGTACCTCCGTTATATTCACTTAAAAATTTTTTATAATCTTCCGGAAGTAAAAATCCTAAAAACTCTTCTAATTCTTCAATTGATTCTTCAGTTGCTTTACCAAAAGCATTTAAATTCATTTATTTCACTCCTATTTAATCTTTTAACTTCTTAGCTAATGACATTCCACCCATATGTCGAAATCTTCTATGCATCTCTTTACTAACTTCTTGCATTGTTGTTAAATCTTGATGATGGTGCCATGTGTTTTCATCTAATTTTGGTCCATTTGGAGCTAATTCATCAGCTTTAGCAAAATCAATGTCATATCTATTAAATTCACCTATCGGAACTTCTTGTCTTACCAACCCAGCAGATTTAAAGTCGGGAAAACCTCCAGGATAAGAAACTCGATTTGGAGGAATCTCCCAATCAATATAAGTCCATATTCCTTCCTCACTAATTTCGATTTTCCCACCTTTTTTCTGCCATTTTTCAGGATCTCTAGAATATAAGGGTTTAGTAGATAATTGTTCCTCTGTAAATTTCACTATTTCTGGATTTTCACCCGTACCCTTAACCCCTCCACTCTCCAAATTCGAAATCCTACTCTGAATACTCGCCTTTGAGGCATCATGGGCTTCTTGGAATTTCCCGCTATAATTCGTTCCAGATCTAACGACACTTCCATCTGGCAGTATTTCTACACCTTTAAAGATTGGGGATACGGAGTCCGCAACTTTTGCTAATGTATTTTCAATTATATAATTTTCACGACTTAATCTATCTAACAATCCTTAAAAATAATCTATATTGATTTTCACTTATTTATCAATCTCTAATATCTCTAAGAAAAAAGCACTCGCTACCAATAATAGGTTTTCGAGTGCTCAAATGTATATAATCCCCATCATATTTAAATCATTTTTAAGATTTGTTCCTTCACATTTTCATCAAATTTGGCTCCTTCTACCTTTGCTCCTGTCCAAACTACATTGTCAAGTTTAGCACCGGTAAAATTCGCGCCCGTAAAATCACCATTTAAAAGGGTCGCTCCCGTTAAATCTGCGTCAGTAAAATCTGCATTTCTAGCGTTTACTTCTGATTAATTAGCATCTTCTAAATATGCTTTTTCAAAGTTACCTTCTGTAAGATTCGCGTTGCTGAATTTTGTTCCCGTACAGTCGGCCTGTTTTGCATCTATTTTATATAAATTTGCTCGTCGAAAAGTAGCATGATTTAATATCGTTCCAACTAATTCTCCATATGAAAAATCAACTTCATCAAAACATGTTTCAAAACAACTACTTATATTTATCTTTGCATATTTCATATTCGCTTTAGAAAAATCCGCTTCGCCAAACCTACAATCTGCAATATGTATTTCCTCTAAATTACAGCTCCTGAAATCAGCAAACTCAAAATCACAATCAAAAAAAGATGCTCTCATTAGTGAAGAAGCTCTTAAATGGACTTGTTTTGCCATGATACCCTCTGCCATCACCTCTGACAAATCTGAAAAAGTAAGATCTAAATTGCTCATATCTAGCCCATCTATAGTTTCATCATTGTATTGAGATCTATTTAATATTTCCATGACTCTTATTCTATCATTATTTTTCTCATCCATGATTACAAATTCCTTTCATTTAACTTTCCAGATACTCCTTCCAAGCAACATTTGGAGAATAAGTTACAACCATTCGACTTTCATGAAAACTTGGCATGGCCATTACTTGAGCTGGTTCTAAGTATTTCATTACATGTAACCAACTATCAAGTAACATATCTATATCGGCTTCTAATGGATTTTGTAAAAGGTCTATACAAATCCCACCCCAATCCAGCTCTGATACGACAGCTGGGCTATTTAGTAATAATTCCTTATCAAACATGTCTAAAATATGACCACTCAAATATGTTTTAGCGCCTACCCCCAAAGGACCGTTAGGAAGAAACCTTACCGGTATAGGTAAGGCAGACATATTCATCCACATATGTAACCGTTCACGTTCTGTATTCCATGGATAAGACGCTTTCCAAAAGATTTGCGACACCCCAAAACGTGGTTTTACAATTTCTGCGATTTGATCGGATAACTCAAAAAAAGCAGACCATAAACTTTTAGGTATTGATTTATGAAACTCAAACTCAAGATATGACCTATGACTCCAGTTAACTTTAAAGCTTCCT
This DNA window, taken from Bacillus cereus ATCC 14579, encodes the following:
- a CDS encoding SMI1/KNR4 family protein, with amino-acid sequence MNLNAFGKATEESIEELEEFLGFLLPEDYKKFLSEYNGGTSKVRYSKFFVKELNQEIPLDVLYGIGVKKTFDLSECYEEFEEDMLPTSLIIGDDPSSGLIVLITDTENHGVYYWDHSFYFPQSSEEENTYKIADSFKDFINGLKNP
- a CDS encoding HNH endonuclease, whose amino-acid sequence is MLDRLSRENYIIENTLAKVADSVSPIFKGVEILPDGSVVRSGTNYSGKFQEAHDASKASIQSRISNLESGGVKGTGENPEIVKFTEEQLSTKPLYSRDPEKWQKKGGKIEISEEGIWTYIDWEIPPNRVSYPGGFPDFKSAGLVRQEVPIGEFNRYDIDFAKADELAPNGPKLDENTWHHHQDLTTMQEVSKEMHRRFRHMGGMSLAKKLKD